One segment of Platichthys flesus chromosome 15, fPlaFle2.1, whole genome shotgun sequence DNA contains the following:
- the LOC133969985 gene encoding glutaredoxin domain-containing cysteine-rich protein 2 produces the protein MEELQRKLNQRYEGTKPRKVRFKLASSYSGRVLKHVYEDGQELDSPEEKYPHSFVHRKIPSHLEMEQLCGFQDAQGEQKGDYPPTGLIAQRINVYRGVGGYKPTVGLTEESEGDAKSQVLDFGKIIIYTSNLRIIRAPPRAPEALRQQIEPRVDMEGRPRARERASRRRAKSPRKQDGGETEQRQISSTETKEADSCQHCGGSGCAPCSLCHGSKLSMLANRFNESISDLRCQACYPHGLERCQSCSGK, from the exons ATGGAGGAACTCCAGAGGAAACTGAACCAGCGCTATGAAGGCACCAAGCCCAGAAAG GTGAGATTCAAGCTGGCGTCGTCCTACAGTGGCCGCGTGCTGAAGCATGTGTATGAGGACGGCCAGGAGCTGGACAGTCCCGAGGAGAAATACCCGCACAGCTTCGTCCACAGGAAGATCCCCAGCCACCTGGAGATGGAGCAGCTCTGTGGGTTCCAGGACGCTCAGGGGGAGCAGAAGG GGGACTATCCTCCAACCGGGCTCATCGCCCAGAGGATCAACGTGTACAGAGGAGTGGGAGGCTACAAGCCCACCGTCGGCCTGACGGAGGAATCGGAGGGAGATGCAAAA tCCCAAGTATTGGACTTTGGCAAGATCATCATCTACACCAGCAACCTGCGCATCATCAGAGCACCACCCAGGGCCCCTGAAGCACTGCGGCAGCAGATAGAGCCCCGTGTGGACATGGAGGGACGCCCTAGGGCCAGGGAGAGGGCGAGCAGGAGGAGGGCCAAATCTCCTCGTAAGCAGGACGGGGGGGAAACGGAGCAGAGACAGATCAGCAGCACGGAGACCAAG gaGGCTGACAGCTGCCAGCATTGTGGCGGCTCGGGCTGCGCTCCCTGCTCCCTGTGTCACGGCAGCAAGCTGTCTATGCTGGCGAACCGCTTCAATGAGTCCATCAGTGATCTGCGGTGCCAAGCCTGCTACCCCCATGGTCTGGAGAGGTGCCAGTCCTGCTCCGGCAAATAG